A genomic stretch from Petrimonas mucosa includes:
- a CDS encoding glycosyltransferase family 4 protein — protein sequence MRILWITHDLFEVFLPYVKGQPTKGGSWIAPLFYSILRQPDVTLAAVTPVIGGEEQKKEIDGVTYYSIGIRKNENMSPMSSDLAYRYISIINDFQPDIIHIHGTEKNFALLRKFVDGRIPIVCSIQGIVSCCINGLNCSVVNTGIKKQRSVKNRIGRGGVSSMLKIWKKYSGIEREIYRINRYFIGRTAWDKAQLASINAGAYYFHGEELLRPVFYEESWNLERCERYRIFVSSAEYPLKGFHTLLQAVAILKREFPDVKIVAPLSSFSLESSKARDLLFAEDYSNYLKSEIRRLKLESNIVLLGRLSAEEMVAEYRKAHLFVLPSFLENSPNSLGESMMIGTPAVTSAVGGVTSIVRDNESSLLFPPGDHALLAYQIARIFTNDTLALRLSAHAREIALKRHNVTETARQYCRIYSEIIRQHHESSAGTSRA from the coding sequence ATGCGTATTCTCTGGATTACACACGATCTGTTTGAGGTTTTTCTACCCTATGTCAAGGGTCAACCAACTAAAGGAGGCTCCTGGATTGCTCCCCTATTCTACTCCATTCTCCGTCAACCCGATGTGACGCTTGCTGCAGTCACTCCCGTGATCGGCGGAGAAGAGCAGAAAAAGGAGATAGATGGTGTTACCTACTATTCGATAGGTATCCGCAAAAACGAAAACATGTCGCCCATGAGCAGCGATCTGGCTTACAGATACATATCTATCATCAACGATTTTCAGCCGGATATCATCCATATTCACGGCACAGAGAAGAACTTTGCGCTCCTGCGTAAATTTGTGGACGGGAGAATCCCAATCGTCTGTTCCATACAGGGTATTGTCTCCTGTTGCATCAACGGGTTGAACTGCAGTGTGGTCAACACCGGGATAAAAAAGCAGAGATCGGTAAAGAACAGGATCGGACGAGGCGGTGTAAGCTCCATGTTGAAGATCTGGAAAAAATATAGCGGAATTGAAAGAGAGATTTACCGGATCAACCGCTATTTTATCGGGAGAACGGCATGGGACAAGGCTCAACTCGCCTCGATAAATGCAGGGGCCTACTACTTTCACGGAGAGGAGTTGTTGCGCCCGGTATTCTACGAAGAGTCCTGGAACTTGGAGAGATGTGAACGTTACAGAATATTCGTCTCATCCGCCGAATACCCGCTGAAGGGATTTCACACCCTGTTGCAGGCTGTTGCTATCCTGAAAAGAGAATTTCCCGATGTGAAAATTGTTGCCCCCCTCTCCTCCTTCTCGCTGGAGTCATCCAAAGCAAGAGACCTCCTCTTTGCCGAAGATTACTCCAACTACCTGAAAAGCGAGATCAGGAGATTGAAACTGGAAAGCAATATCGTGCTGCTTGGAAGGTTATCGGCCGAAGAGATGGTTGCAGAATACCGGAAGGCTCACCTGTTTGTGTTGCCCTCATTTCTGGAGAACAGTCCCAACTCTCTTGGCGAGAGCATGATGATAGGAACACCGGCCGTGACTTCGGCTGTGGGCGGCGTTACCTCAATAGTAAGGGACAACGAAAGTTCGCTGCTCTTCCCTCCGGGAGACCATGCGCTTCTGGCCTACCAGATAGCCCGGATATTCACAAACGATACACTGGCACTGAGACTCAGTGCCCATGCCAGGGAAATTGCCCTAAAACGGCACAATGTCACTGAAACTGCCCGGCAATATTGCCGGATCTATTCTGAAATTATTAGACAACACCATGAAAGTAGTGCAGGTACTTCACGAGCTTAA
- a CDS encoding glycosyltransferase produces the protein MKVVQVLHELKFSGAEIMYVDASPYFREKGCKLSVLATAPNLGEYSRYFEEAGYQVLHKPYPRGWNFASRISYWIWFIRLLTREKYDVVHIHSHAIMWGMALCAWIAGKRSVYTFHSVFTSHFYSYPYHLWQRWSAKKIFGCRFQSISHTVYEHELEHYHNKTWKIYNWYGYTRFFPAMNGEKKRNREELGIPTDALVIISIGGCSFIKRHEDIIKALPLIAKQYPSVQYLHLGKGETEEAEKRLAAELGVDKNIRFCGNQTDIRKYLVASDIYVMTSRHEGISITTIEAMACGIPSILYNVAGLRDFNMTGENSLLIPEEYGVLAEKIIYLHQHSEVSAQLAARAKSMVNSTYHLKKNAEEIYQLYS, from the coding sequence ATGAAAGTAGTGCAGGTACTTCACGAGCTTAAATTCTCAGGCGCTGAGATAATGTATGTCGACGCCTCCCCATATTTCAGGGAGAAAGGGTGTAAATTGTCGGTACTGGCCACTGCGCCCAACCTGGGTGAGTATTCCCGCTATTTTGAAGAGGCAGGTTACCAGGTGCTCCATAAACCCTATCCTCGCGGATGGAACTTTGCATCACGCATCAGTTACTGGATCTGGTTCATCAGGTTGTTGACCCGTGAAAAATATGATGTGGTTCATATCCACAGTCATGCCATCATGTGGGGAATGGCACTCTGTGCATGGATTGCCGGCAAGCGGTCGGTCTACACCTTCCACAGCGTTTTCACCTCCCATTTCTACAGTTACCCCTATCACCTGTGGCAGCGGTGGTCGGCCAAAAAGATATTCGGATGCAGGTTTCAAAGCATCAGCCATACGGTTTACGAACACGAACTGGAACATTACCACAACAAAACCTGGAAAATATACAACTGGTACGGATATACCCGGTTCTTCCCGGCCATGAACGGCGAGAAAAAGAGAAACAGGGAGGAGCTCGGAATCCCGACAGATGCACTGGTCATCATCTCCATCGGTGGATGCAGCTTCATCAAACGGCACGAAGATATTATAAAGGCATTGCCACTCATCGCGAAACAGTACCCCAGCGTACAATATCTCCATCTGGGTAAAGGAGAAACCGAGGAGGCGGAGAAGAGGCTGGCTGCTGAGTTGGGCGTAGATAAAAATATCCGTTTCTGCGGCAATCAGACAGATATCCGCAAGTACCTGGTGGCTTCCGATATCTACGTGATGACAAGCAGGCACGAAGGAATCTCCATTACCACCATCGAAGCGATGGCGTGTGGCATTCCATCCATATTATATAACGTCGCGGGACTTCGGGATTTCAACATGACAGGCGAGAACAGCCTGCTCATTCCAGAAGAATACGGTGTTCTGGCAGAAAAGATCATCTACCTGCACCAGCATTCCGAAGTTTCGGCCCAGCTTGCTGCCCGTGCAAAATCGATGGTGAACAGCACCTACCATTTGAAAAAGAATGCGGAAGAGATCTATCAACTATACTCGTAA
- a CDS encoding glycosyltransferase family 2 protein: MGKEVAVLLTCYNRKAQTIACLGSLFEATIPEDLHLDIYLTDDGSTDGTGDAVKELYPRITLLKGSGNLFWAGGMRLAWTTALQTKPYDAFLLINDDVRLQRDFMINLMKTEEYSLRKRGKTGIYCGTTVDGKSGDVSYGGSRITTNHIVMRSKLLIPKNKPQECQIANANILWVSKEVVDQIGILDDRFTHGIADYDYSLRAHKENIPVYVAPNVCGICTDDHGKSWKKGDLPLRERIAYLKSPKGLAYNEYLYYIRRHFPMFFPYSFVMLWMKTFFPFFWDRLKN; the protein is encoded by the coding sequence ATGGGAAAAGAGGTAGCTGTTTTACTCACCTGTTACAACAGGAAGGCCCAGACAATAGCCTGTTTGGGGTCACTGTTCGAGGCAACGATTCCTGAGGATCTCCATCTGGATATCTACCTGACGGACGATGGTTCTACGGATGGAACGGGAGATGCCGTAAAGGAACTCTATCCCCGGATAACTCTCCTGAAAGGGTCCGGAAACCTGTTTTGGGCAGGCGGTATGCGGTTGGCATGGACAACCGCCTTGCAGACAAAACCGTACGATGCGTTCCTGTTGATAAACGACGATGTCAGGCTACAACGTGACTTCATGATCAACCTGATGAAAACCGAGGAGTATTCACTCCGAAAAAGGGGAAAAACAGGGATCTATTGCGGTACAACGGTAGACGGGAAAAGTGGCGATGTGAGCTACGGCGGCTCCAGGATAACTACCAACCATATTGTCATGCGAAGCAAGCTGCTCATCCCCAAAAACAAGCCTCAGGAGTGCCAGATTGCAAACGCCAACATATTATGGGTAAGCAAGGAGGTTGTGGATCAGATTGGCATTCTCGATGACCGGTTTACCCACGGGATTGCAGATTACGACTACTCACTCCGGGCCCATAAAGAGAATATACCGGTGTATGTGGCACCAAACGTATGCGGCATCTGTACTGACGATCATGGAAAGAGCTGGAAAAAGGGAGATCTTCCGTTAAGGGAGCGGATTGCCTATCTGAAAAGTCCAAAAGGGTTGGCTTACAACGAGTATCTCTATTATATCCGAAGACATTTTCCGATGTTTTTCCCCTACTCTTTCGTAATGCTCTGGATGAAAACATTTTTCCCGTTCTTTTGGGACAGATTAAAAAACTAA
- a CDS encoding glycosyltransferase family 4 protein, which produces MERQKKKILMFHPSLAPYRIDQFNSLNELFDLTVVFLFDNIWNNNMDQERLLSQCSFKISYLLKGPSRKGKILFRFGMYRMIKKLQPDIVMGFEYSPTTQLLLLWRRLGLITQKVGTTLDDSIDMCYHMKSEIRCLARKYSARYLDFWVVMSDEVSQFYQDQFKVKEQQLIVSPILQKPERLRENAQILETAARQYYVEEHSLYGKKVLLFVGRLIPEKGLSGFLNTLSPLLRETADLKFVIIGEGKEFSLLQTIVEEQQLHRKVIFAGRLEGEELHAWYTCGSGLVLPSLFEPFGAVVNEALIFGMPVICSEYAGASSLMISPDQGIVFDPKDAKDTLAKTKLFLKSIRPIEEVSLAAKPSLMGDYQLKFNKEWGKLA; this is translated from the coding sequence ATGGAGAGACAGAAAAAGAAGATACTGATGTTTCACCCGTCGCTGGCACCCTACCGGATTGATCAGTTCAATTCGCTGAATGAACTGTTCGACCTGACAGTGGTATTTCTTTTCGACAATATCTGGAACAACAATATGGACCAGGAGAGACTTCTTAGTCAATGCAGTTTCAAGATTTCCTACCTGTTGAAGGGGCCGAGCCGGAAAGGGAAAATACTCTTCAGGTTCGGGATGTACAGGATGATCAAGAAGCTTCAGCCAGATATTGTGATGGGATTTGAATATTCACCCACCACCCAGTTGCTGCTCTTATGGAGACGGCTGGGGCTCATTACACAAAAGGTTGGCACTACCCTGGATGACAGTATCGACATGTGCTACCACATGAAATCGGAGATAAGATGCCTGGCTAGAAAATATTCGGCAAGGTACCTCGATTTCTGGGTCGTCATGTCGGACGAGGTTTCTCAGTTTTATCAGGACCAGTTCAAGGTGAAGGAGCAGCAGCTTATCGTCTCCCCAATCCTGCAGAAACCGGAAAGGTTGCGGGAAAACGCACAGATACTTGAAACGGCTGCCCGCCAATATTATGTTGAAGAACACAGCCTCTACGGCAAGAAGGTGTTGCTGTTTGTAGGTCGACTTATTCCCGAGAAGGGGCTTTCGGGTTTCTTGAACACCCTCTCTCCCCTGCTACGCGAAACAGCCGACCTGAAGTTTGTAATTATCGGGGAAGGGAAAGAGTTTTCCCTACTTCAAACCATAGTGGAGGAGCAGCAGTTGCACCGAAAAGTGATATTTGCAGGAAGGCTCGAAGGAGAAGAGCTTCACGCCTGGTATACCTGCGGATCGGGACTGGTTTTGCCAAGTCTGTTCGAACCGTTTGGCGCTGTCGTGAACGAAGCGTTGATTTTCGGGATGCCCGTAATATGTTCGGAATATGCAGGCGCCTCCAGCCTGATGATATCGCCTGATCAGGGCATAGTGTTCGACCCTAAGGATGCGAAAGATACACTTGCGAAAACAAAACTGTTCCTGAAATCAATTCGCCCCATTGAGGAAGTGAGCTTGGCTGCCAAGCCCTCATTGATGGGTGATTATCAATTGAAGTTCAACAAAGAGTGGGGAAAATTGGCCTGA
- a CDS encoding glycosyltransferase, with product MHSKRKDIIYLLHLPPPVHGSSIVGEFIKESLLINNAFHCRYINLLMSRYVNETGKTSLAKMFRLVIIWFDLLGKLLHRKPDLCYFALSTTSAAFYKDCILVGLLRIFNVKIIYHLHNKGIRQSQKRKINDLLYRFVFKNSSVILLSERLYLDVEKYVLPWKVYYCPNGIKDYQVETELLSLPGDKPFRILFLSNLFESKGVYDLIEACAILKEKGYSFVCNFIGGEGDIDEEQFNDCVRQKMLTEQVKYLGKRFGKLKEMAYEQADVFVLPTYYPNECFPLVILEAMQHSLPVISTFEGGIPDMVKDGINGFLIPQRNAAALAERLELLIRYPQLRKQMGLDGRRSYENNFTLGIFEHRLLAILQDAIK from the coding sequence ATGCACAGCAAACGGAAAGACATAATCTACCTTTTACATCTGCCACCACCGGTGCACGGATCCTCCATTGTTGGTGAATTTATTAAAGAGAGCCTGTTGATAAACAACGCGTTCCACTGCAGATACATCAATCTACTCATGTCACGCTATGTGAACGAAACTGGTAAAACCAGTCTCGCCAAGATGTTCCGGCTCGTGATAATCTGGTTTGATCTTTTAGGGAAGCTGCTTCACCGCAAACCCGATCTCTGCTACTTTGCCCTCTCTACTACCAGCGCCGCCTTTTACAAGGATTGCATTCTGGTGGGGTTGTTAAGGATCTTTAATGTGAAAATTATCTATCACCTTCACAACAAGGGAATACGGCAAAGTCAGAAGAGAAAGATCAACGACCTGCTCTACCGGTTCGTCTTTAAAAACTCCAGCGTGATCCTCCTTTCAGAGCGGCTCTACCTCGATGTTGAAAAATATGTCCTTCCCTGGAAAGTCTATTATTGTCCTAACGGGATAAAAGACTACCAGGTAGAAACGGAGCTGCTGTCACTGCCGGGCGATAAACCGTTCAGAATCCTGTTTCTCTCGAATCTTTTCGAGTCGAAGGGAGTTTACGACCTGATTGAGGCTTGCGCCATTCTGAAAGAGAAAGGATACAGCTTTGTCTGCAACTTCATCGGAGGCGAAGGGGATATCGACGAGGAGCAGTTCAACGACTGCGTCAGGCAGAAGATGTTGACGGAACAGGTGAAATACCTGGGAAAGAGGTTTGGAAAACTGAAAGAGATGGCATATGAACAGGCAGATGTGTTTGTGTTGCCTACCTACTATCCGAACGAATGTTTTCCGTTGGTCATTCTGGAAGCCATGCAACACAGCTTGCCTGTCATCTCCACCTTCGAGGGGGGAATCCCCGACATGGTCAAGGATGGAATCAACGGATTCCTGATTCCGCAACGCAATGCCGCAGCACTGGCAGAACGGCTGGAACTGCTTATTCGCTACCCTCAACTGAGAAAGCAGATGGGACTTGACGGACGAAGGAGTTACGAGAACAACTTCACCCTCGGTATTTTTGAACACCGGCTACTTGCCATTTTACAAGATGCAATCAAATAA
- a CDS encoding WecB/TagA/CpsF family glycosyltransferase, with product MLHEFKLFNGSLQELNPSKKLITTLNAHSFNTLHRDKFFREALKSSDTLLPDGISIVWAHRLLVGKKLKKIAGDDLFRYEMERLQSKRGKCFFLGSSEKTLNLIREKAKQEYPDVEVHSYSPPYKPEFSEEESQQMIDAVNRVEPDVLFIGMTAPKQEKWAFKYYQMLNAGHICCIGAVFDFYAGTVKRAPEWMISLGMEWFYRLIKEPRRMWRRYLIGNTLFVKSILLEKLAAFNHQFRVVLRDVLY from the coding sequence ATGTTACACGAATTCAAATTGTTCAACGGATCCCTACAGGAGCTAAATCCGTCGAAAAAACTGATCACTACGCTTAATGCACATTCATTCAATACATTGCATAGAGACAAATTTTTTCGTGAAGCATTGAAATCAAGCGATACGTTACTACCGGATGGGATAAGTATCGTCTGGGCCCACCGCCTGCTGGTCGGCAAAAAACTAAAAAAAATTGCCGGTGACGATCTGTTCCGGTACGAGATGGAACGGCTTCAGTCGAAACGGGGCAAATGTTTCTTTCTGGGTAGTTCCGAAAAGACATTGAACCTGATTCGTGAAAAGGCAAAGCAGGAGTATCCCGATGTGGAGGTTCACAGTTATTCACCCCCATACAAGCCGGAATTCAGCGAAGAGGAGAGCCAGCAGATGATCGATGCGGTTAACAGGGTTGAACCCGATGTTCTCTTTATCGGAATGACCGCTCCCAAACAGGAAAAATGGGCGTTCAAATATTACCAGATGCTGAATGCGGGGCATATCTGCTGTATCGGTGCCGTATTTGATTTCTATGCAGGAACGGTAAAACGGGCTCCGGAATGGATGATATCGCTGGGTATGGAATGGTTTTACCGGTTAATCAAGGAGCCACGCCGCATGTGGCGCAGGTACCTTATCGGAAACACGCTGTTTGTCAAAAGCATTCTGTTGGAAAAACTGGCAGCATTCAATCATCAATTCCGTGTAGTTTTACGCGACGTACTCTATTAA
- a CDS encoding exopolysaccharide biosynthesis polyprenyl glycosylphosphotransferase encodes METDHPGIRFFYLLLDLLLLNIAVLIVFQFSPVNDYMDVPRRNLYFLHANISEIIAYTLYGKRNFFFTDKYRYRLRIIIIRFLILIITLFLLGEIFLPEDYYRIFILEYVAFFFMFKVTIFYFIYQFHRYRYAKGYSVSRVVILGTGTPSRVLGKILNNNPTLGFKLVGYISDKKNGSNENHLGELKELPELAREHAINMIFVTNPKYFTRKNTKELLALCNKTGLRVRYILMNGYWSKCMYRKIESARFFEMFNPQQIPLDNLTLRLQKRAFDVIFSSAVILFIFTWLVPILSIIIKLNSKGPVFFVQQRTGINNKTFNCIKFRTMKVNNEANTKQAVKNDNRITSIGNFLRKYNIDELPQFFNVLMGNMSVVGPRPHMLKHTEQYSALIESYKVRHFVKPGITGWAQVNGYRGLTDELWKMQKRVEYDMEYLEKWNFLWDIKIIVMTLIGKDAYKNAM; translated from the coding sequence ATGGAAACAGATCACCCGGGAATACGTTTTTTTTATCTTCTTTTAGACTTGTTACTTCTGAACATTGCGGTCTTAATTGTTTTCCAGTTTAGTCCGGTTAACGATTATATGGACGTACCCCGAAGAAACCTGTATTTTTTACATGCTAACATCTCGGAAATCATTGCATATACCTTGTACGGGAAGCGAAATTTCTTCTTTACCGATAAATACAGGTATAGGTTGAGGATAATCATCATTCGATTTCTGATATTGATCATCACCCTCTTCTTGCTGGGAGAGATATTTCTTCCGGAGGATTATTACCGGATATTCATACTGGAATATGTGGCCTTCTTCTTCATGTTCAAGGTAACGATATTCTATTTTATCTATCAATTCCACCGTTATCGTTACGCAAAAGGATATTCTGTCAGCCGCGTAGTGATTCTGGGCACAGGTACGCCAAGCAGGGTGCTGGGGAAGATACTTAACAACAATCCTACGTTGGGATTCAAACTGGTAGGATATATCTCCGACAAGAAGAACGGGTCGAACGAGAATCATCTGGGAGAGTTGAAGGAGCTGCCGGAATTGGCCAGGGAGCATGCCATTAACATGATTTTTGTGACCAATCCCAAGTACTTCACCCGGAAAAATACCAAAGAGCTCCTGGCGTTATGCAACAAAACGGGACTCAGGGTAAGATACATCCTCATGAATGGATATTGGAGCAAATGCATGTACCGGAAGATAGAGTCTGCCCGCTTTTTTGAGATGTTCAACCCGCAACAGATTCCGCTGGACAACCTGACGTTGCGCCTACAAAAACGGGCATTCGACGTGATCTTCTCCTCGGCAGTCATCCTCTTTATCTTCACCTGGCTGGTACCTATACTGAGTATCATCATCAAACTTAACTCGAAAGGTCCGGTATTTTTTGTCCAACAACGGACAGGTATCAACAACAAGACCTTCAACTGCATCAAATTCAGAACCATGAAGGTGAACAACGAGGCCAACACGAAACAGGCGGTAAAGAACGATAACCGGATAACCTCCATCGGCAATTTCCTTCGCAAATACAATATCGACGAACTGCCCCAGTTTTTCAATGTCCTTATGGGAAACATGTCGGTAGTCGGGCCGCGTCCGCATATGCTCAAACACACCGAGCAATACTCCGCACTGATTGAGTCTTACAAGGTTCGCCACTTCGTGAAACCGGGCATCACCGGCTGGGCTCAGGTGAACGGTTACAGGGGACTGACCGACGAACTCTGGAAAATGCAAAAGAGGGTGGAATACGATATGGAGTACTTGGAAAAGTGGAACTTCCTGTGGGACATCAAAATCATCGTGATGACCCTGATCGGTAAAGATGCATATAAAAACGCCATGTAA
- the gmd gene encoding GDP-mannose 4,6-dehydratase, giving the protein MTKVALITGITGQDGSYLAELLIDKGYEVHGLLRRSSSFNTGRIEHLYLDEWVRDMHQKRLVNLHYADMTDSSSLIRVIQAIQPDEIYNLAAQSHVKVSFDVPEYTAETDAVGTLRLLEAVRILGLEKKTRIYQASTSELYGLVQEVPQKETTPFYPRSPYGVAKLYGYWITKNYRESYGMFAVNGILFNHESERRGETFVTRKITIAVARISQQMQDKLYLGNLDALRDWGYAKDYVECMWMMLQHETPEDFVIATGEMHSVREFCTLAFAEAGIHLRWEGEGVNEKGIDTATDRILVEVDPKYFRPAEVEQLMGDPTKAKTLLGWNPRKTSFEELVKLMVKHDMKFVRKLKAKEQIDNE; this is encoded by the coding sequence ATGACAAAAGTAGCATTAATTACAGGTATTACAGGACAGGACGGATCCTATCTGGCAGAGTTATTGATAGACAAGGGGTATGAAGTTCACGGGTTGTTGCGCCGTTCATCGTCGTTCAACACCGGGCGCATCGAGCATCTCTATCTCGATGAGTGGGTAAGGGACATGCATCAGAAGAGGCTGGTGAATCTTCACTATGCCGACATGACCGACTCCAGTTCGCTGATCCGGGTTATCCAGGCCATACAACCCGACGAGATCTACAACCTGGCTGCCCAAAGCCACGTCAAGGTGAGCTTCGATGTACCGGAATACACGGCCGAAACCGATGCAGTGGGTACGCTCCGGCTGCTGGAGGCAGTCCGCATTCTCGGTCTGGAGAAGAAGACCCGGATCTATCAGGCCTCAACTTCAGAACTGTACGGCCTGGTACAGGAGGTGCCGCAGAAGGAGACCACTCCCTTTTATCCACGTAGCCCATATGGTGTGGCCAAACTGTACGGCTACTGGATTACCAAGAACTACCGCGAATCGTACGGCATGTTTGCTGTAAACGGTATCCTCTTCAATCACGAGAGTGAACGGCGCGGTGAAACCTTCGTCACCCGAAAGATCACTATCGCGGTTGCCCGGATCTCACAACAGATGCAGGACAAGCTATACCTCGGAAATCTTGACGCATTGCGCGATTGGGGATATGCAAAAGATTATGTGGAGTGCATGTGGATGATGCTCCAGCATGAAACGCCAGAAGATTTTGTGATTGCCACCGGTGAGATGCACAGTGTGCGTGAGTTCTGCACGCTTGCCTTCGCTGAAGCGGGCATTCATCTACGCTGGGAAGGCGAAGGAGTTAACGAAAAGGGGATCGACACCGCAACCGACAGGATTCTGGTGGAGGTAGATCCCAAATACTTCCGGCCCGCCGAAGTGGAACAGCTTATGGGTGACCCCACCAAAGCGAAAACCCTCCTTGGCTGGAACCCCAGAAAGACCTCGTTCGAAGAGCTGGTCAAACTGATGGTGAAGCACGACATGAAATTTGTGAGAAAGTTGAAAGCGAAAGAGCAAATCGACAATGAATAA
- a CDS encoding GDP-L-fucose synthase family protein, protein MNKGSKIYVAGHKGLVGSAIWKNLQEKGYTNLVGRSHGELDLLEGTAVRAFFDKEKPEYVFLAAAHVGGIVANNTYRADFIYKNLQIQNNVIYESYRHNVKKLLFLGSTCIYPKESPQPMKEEYLLSSPLEYTNEPYAIAKIAGLKMCESFNIQYGTNYIAVMPTNLYGLNDNFHLENSHVLPAMMRKMHLGKCLLEGDWEAVRNDLKRRPLNSVSDTSPTGEIMEALNRQGIFAGRVELWGTGQPLREFLWSEDMADASVYIMEKVNFDDLKQGKSEIRNCHINIGTGKEISIKELAKTIQTIIGYKGEIRFDSSKPDGTMRKLTDVSKLASLGWKYRVEIEEGINRMYNWYIADQKNKK, encoded by the coding sequence ATGAATAAAGGGAGTAAAATATATGTTGCGGGACATAAGGGGCTGGTTGGCTCCGCCATCTGGAAGAACCTGCAGGAGAAGGGCTACACAAACCTCGTCGGTCGCTCCCATGGAGAGCTGGACCTGTTGGAGGGGACAGCCGTAAGGGCATTTTTCGACAAGGAAAAGCCCGAGTATGTGTTCCTTGCCGCGGCCCACGTCGGCGGTATCGTTGCCAACAACACCTACCGGGCAGATTTCATCTACAAGAACCTTCAGATCCAGAACAACGTCATCTACGAGAGCTACCGCCACAACGTGAAGAAGCTGTTGTTTCTAGGCAGTACCTGTATCTATCCCAAGGAGTCTCCGCAACCGATGAAGGAGGAGTACCTTCTTTCATCCCCCCTCGAATACACCAATGAGCCATACGCCATTGCCAAGATAGCCGGCCTGAAGATGTGCGAGAGTTTCAATATCCAGTACGGAACAAACTATATTGCGGTAATGCCTACCAACCTCTACGGGTTGAACGACAACTTCCACCTGGAGAACAGCCACGTGCTCCCGGCCATGATGCGAAAGATGCATCTGGGCAAATGTCTGCTGGAGGGAGACTGGGAAGCTGTTAGAAACGACCTGAAACGGAGACCGCTGAACAGTGTCAGCGATACCAGCCCCACCGGAGAGATCATGGAGGCATTGAACCGGCAGGGTATCTTCGCCGGGCGTGTTGAGCTTTGGGGAACAGGGCAACCCCTAAGGGAGTTCCTCTGGAGCGAGGATATGGCCGACGCCTCCGTCTATATCATGGAGAAGGTAAATTTTGATGACCTTAAGCAAGGAAAGAGCGAGATCCGCAACTGCCACATCAATATCGGCACCGGCAAGGAGATCAGCATAAAGGAACTTGCCAAAACAATACAAACCATTATTGGCTATAAGGGAGAAATCCGGTTCGATTCGTCAAAACCCGACGGCACAATGCGAAAACTGACCGATGTGTCGAAACTGGCATCGCTTGGCTGGAAATACCGCGTCGAGATCGAAGAAGGCATCAACCGGATGTACAACTGGTATATAGCCGATCAAAAAAATAAAAAATAA
- a CDS encoding GNAT family N-acetyltransferase has translation MEYRKLVEVEFREFDREALQKSWEWLNDPQLKSLTMTPDFDQESQERWFESLKTRTDYYLRAGWYQGVPVSVYGLKHITDKDGEVFGYIGEKELWGKTVAIQMMLDVIDYARSRNLESIYCITLKENKRTYRLCSRFGFVTEKEVGEDAIMMRLRF, from the coding sequence ATGGAATATAGAAAACTAGTAGAGGTCGAATTCAGGGAGTTCGATCGTGAAGCACTGCAAAAATCATGGGAATGGCTGAACGATCCGCAGCTGAAGAGTTTGACAATGACTCCCGACTTTGATCAGGAGTCGCAGGAGAGATGGTTTGAAAGCCTGAAAACACGGACCGACTATTACCTGCGTGCCGGATGGTACCAGGGTGTACCCGTCTCTGTTTACGGCCTGAAGCATATTACCGACAAGGATGGGGAGGTTTTCGGATATATCGGCGAAAAGGAGCTTTGGGGCAAGACAGTCGCCATACAGATGATGCTGGATGTAATCGACTATGCCCGGTCGCGTAACCTGGAATCGATCTACTGCATTACCCTGAAAGAGAACAAACGGACCTACAGGTTGTGTAGCCGATTCGGCTTCGTAACGGAGAAAGAGGTAGGCGAGGATGCCATCATGATGAGGCTTCGCTTTTGA